ATTTCTAAAGCTAAATCTGGAGGAGGATCAATTGTTAAATCTAACCGCTTTTTACCTCTAATTAAAGCTTCATTTTTAATATAAAAACATTGATCAGGTTCTATCCCCTGATTCATAAATTGATTTTTAAATGTCGTAGAACCAAGACATCTAAACTCAATATCCAATTCTTCTAACAATGCCTTAACTAAATCGCTAATAATTTCCTTATCGTCCTCATGTTCTGGTAAAGGAGCCATAATTTCTAACATTCCCCTGTCATAAGCAATTCGCGCTGCACGATGCTCTCCTAATTCTTCCAGAATTGCTTCTAATTCTGTCCAGGTGACATTCTGCAATAAAACCCTTTGTCCTGGTGGTACATGAATGCGCTTGAATTCCAACAACATCATTTCCACTCCTGGAAAAATATCAAACTTTAAATATTCTATAAATTAGTATAAATCTCTTTTTTTTCTCTCTGCGTCTCTGCGTCTCTGCGTGAGAAAAATCTTATGTCAATGCCTTGGGATTTTAGCTAACAATACCAGAAATCCCAAACAATGTCAATATCAATCGCTGAAAAAACCAAACTTCGTCAAATAATTGAGAATAGAATCAATAATATTGAGAATAGAGGGGGTTTATTGAGAAAAAACTTTTTTTCAGGAATTTGGGTAAATCACAGATAAGTTAATTTAATGGAACGCAGATAAACGCAGATAAACGCAGATAAAAAATTAGGGTGGGTTTGTTTTTCCCACCCTGAATAAATTAGCGTTTAGCTAACTTCTTCGCCATCTTGCGGAGACGAATAGATTGTGGTGTAACTTCCACCAACTCATCGGGTCCGATATATTCCAACGCACGTTCCAAGCTCATATCTATAGGTGCTTGCAACTGTACGAGTTCATCACCACCAGCCGCACGGTGGTTAGTTAGCTGCTTGGTTTTACAGATATTCAATTCCAAGTCTTGGGGACGATTGTGTTCTCCCACAATCATGCCTCTATAAACCTTGGTTCCAGGAGTGATAAAGAATGCGCCTCTATCTTCTGCGTTTTTCATGGCGTAGAAAGTTGAAACACCTTCTTCAAAGGAAATTAAAACGCCTTTGTTGCGGGCTTCAATGTTGCCAGAAAGTTGACGGTATTCTAGGAAACTGTGGTTCATGATGCCTTCACCACGAGTCATCCGCATAAACTCACCCCGGAAACCAATCAAACCACGGGCAGGAATCACAAACTCTAATTGTGTGCGATCGCCAGCACCAGGTTGCATATCTTGCATTTCGCCTTTGCGTTGTCCCAGACGTTCAATACAGCTACCAACGGCATCACCGGGAACGTCTAAAACGAGAAGTTCGTAAGGTTCACATGGTTGACCGTTAATTGTCCGGTAAATTACTTGTGGCTGAGATACTTGGAACTCAAAGCCTTCACGACGCATGGTTTCAATTAAGATACCCAGGTGTAATTCACCCCGACCGGAAACCAAGAATTTATCAGGAGAATCGGTTTCTTCAACGCGTAAAGCAACGTTGGTTTCTAATTCCCGGAATAAGCGATCGCGCACTTGGCGAGATGTTACCAACTTACCTTCTTGACCCGCAAAAGGTGAATCATTTACCCAGAAGGTCATTTGCAATGTTGGTTCATCCACTTTAATGAGTGGTAACGCTTGGGGTTCGTTGGGGTCTGTAATGGTTTCCCCGATGTAAGCATCTGCAAAACCAGCCACAGCCACAATATAACCTGCGGTGGCTTCTGCCATTTCCACTCGTTTCAAGCCTTCAAATCCCATCAACTTGGTAATTTTACCTTTGACAATGCTGCCATCTTCTACGACTAAAGCAGCTTGTTGTCCAGCGCGAATAGTACCGTTGTGGATTCTACCAATTACAATCCGTCCCAGATATTCAGAATAATCTAGGGTGGTAACTTGTAATTGCAGAGGTTTGTTAGGATCTCCCACAGGTGCGGGAACATGACGCAGAATAGCCTCAAACAAAGGCTGCATATCTACCGATTCTGCTTCCAAGCTTTCCTTGGCATAACCTCCCATGCCGGAAGCGAACAGATAGGGAAAATCACACTGATCTTCATCTGCACCCAATTCCAAGAACAGATCCAAAACCTTATCCACAGCAACGTGGGGGTCAGCTTGGCCACGGTCAATTTTGTTGACAACAACAATGGGACGCAGACCTTTTTCCAAAGCTTTTTTGAGTACAAAGCGGGTTTGGGGCATTGGTCCTTCATTGGCATCAACAATCAGCAGACAACCGTCTACCATGCCGAGTACCCGTTCTACTTCTCCGCCGAAGTCAGCGTGTCCAGGGGTATCAACAATATTGATCAGGGTTTCTTTGTAGCGAACCGCTGTATTTTTAGAAAGAATAGTAATTCCTCGTTCCCTCTCCAATGCGTTGGAGTCCATGACACAATCCGGAACGTCTTCGCCTTCGCGGAAAATGCCGGACTGTTTCAGAAGAGCATCAACCAAAGTGGTTTTGCCGTGGTCAACGTGAGCGATAATGGCGACGTTACGAATTGGGAGCGTCATAGAGAGTTTAGGTGAACTTTAGTGTTTTTAGATTTAGAAGCTAAATGTTTGGCTGTTTTAACAGATTCGGGGATGTTTTGCCAATTCTGTAACGAACCTTTAATAATTCTAGCGCAATTGTCACAAATATTGTTATTTTGACAAGAAATAGCAAGAGTAAAAAATTTCTGATTTTAAATTGGTGCAACTGGTGCAACATTTTGCTTCAACCAGCCAGTCAAATCTTCACGCCCTAACTGGCTATCTGCTAACATCAGTACCATTTGTTCTTGCTCATCAACCGCCGCAACGATTTCTAACCCGTTCAAAACCAGAAAAGTTTCCATTGCTGCATGAGCAGTACGCTTGTTACCATCAACTAAGGCATGATTCTTGATCAGAGAGAAACCTAACGCAGAAGCCTTATCAATGACTGTAGGATACAAATCATCTCCCCCAAAAGTCATTTTTGGTTGAGCTACAGCAGATTCTAATAAACCTAAATCTCTTATACCCAAAGCTCCCCCAGACTGCTGTATTACCTGACGGTGTAGATACAGGACTTCAACTAATGTTAGGTAACGGATCATGCTAGACGGCGGTACAATTCAGAATTTTTCTTGAGTACATATTTTGCTGCTTGCTCAAAATCACTTTTTGGATAATTTAGCCAATCTTCTATAGTGGCACGCAATAATTCTTCTGGAGAGATGCCGTTTGCTTGTGCCATTACTTG
The genomic region above belongs to Anabaena sphaerica FACHB-251 and contains:
- a CDS encoding Uma2 family endonuclease codes for the protein MLLEFKRIHVPPGQRVLLQNVTWTELEAILEELGEHRAARIAYDRGMLEIMAPLPEHEDDKEIISDLVKALLEELDIEFRCLGSTTFKNQFMNQGIEPDQCFYIKNEALIRGKKRLDLTIDPPPDLALEIDITSRTHPHIYQALQVPELWRFENGKLQINVLVDGNYIESQSSLNLPSLPLIDVIHQYLEKSKTAGRNATIKSFRNWVREQL
- the typA gene encoding translational GTPase TypA; amino-acid sequence: MTLPIRNVAIIAHVDHGKTTLVDALLKQSGIFREGEDVPDCVMDSNALERERGITILSKNTAVRYKETLINIVDTPGHADFGGEVERVLGMVDGCLLIVDANEGPMPQTRFVLKKALEKGLRPIVVVNKIDRGQADPHVAVDKVLDLFLELGADEDQCDFPYLFASGMGGYAKESLEAESVDMQPLFEAILRHVPAPVGDPNKPLQLQVTTLDYSEYLGRIVIGRIHNGTIRAGQQAALVVEDGSIVKGKITKLMGFEGLKRVEMAEATAGYIVAVAGFADAYIGETITDPNEPQALPLIKVDEPTLQMTFWVNDSPFAGQEGKLVTSRQVRDRLFRELETNVALRVEETDSPDKFLVSGRGELHLGILIETMRREGFEFQVSQPQVIYRTINGQPCEPYELLVLDVPGDAVGSCIERLGQRKGEMQDMQPGAGDRTQLEFVIPARGLIGFRGEFMRMTRGEGIMNHSFLEYRQLSGNIEARNKGVLISFEEGVSTFYAMKNAEDRGAFFITPGTKVYRGMIVGEHNRPQDLELNICKTKQLTNHRAAGGDELVQLQAPIDMSLERALEYIGPDELVEVTPQSIRLRKMAKKLAKR
- a CDS encoding type II toxin-antitoxin system death-on-curing family toxin — encoded protein: MIRYLTLVEVLYLHRQVIQQSGGALGIRDLGLLESAVAQPKMTFGGDDLYPTVIDKASALGFSLIKNHALVDGNKRTAHAAMETFLVLNGLEIVAAVDEQEQMVLMLADSQLGREDLTGWLKQNVAPVAPI
- a CDS encoding ribbon-helix-helix protein, CopG family, which encodes MAAITINIPEEQLQQLQVMAQANGISPEELLRATIEDWLNYPKSDFEQAAKYVLKKNSELYRRLA